AAGATACTTAAGAATAAGATTAGTCACAATAACATGTGATTATATTTGGATATATTCACACATATCAAAAAAGTTTTTTGTTTATAAAGACAcaattagatataaaaaatacttatttaataTATGCATATCAAATAAATATCGAATAGTACAGTTTCACAAAATGTAAATATTTCatagattttaattaataatcacAATTTTAAGGACTAGAATTATTCCAAGTTTATCTTACTACATGTGGTATATATGCATGGATGtaaaacataattctttaattAACATTTCATGAAGATAGTTGGAGAGAATTGGGAGATGagatcatcttcaaaaagcTTAATTGCCTCATCTTCCTTAAGTGTCACCATAACCACCCTGCTTAAAGGACCCTCCTCTGGTGTTCCTGGGAGGATCAAAACCTGTCCTTCACCCAAAACTGGCTCTATGTAACATGAAACCCTAAGTGGTTTCAACCAATCTTCAAACACACTCAAATAAGGCTCTACATTTTCCAAGCTAACACAAATCAAATCAGGACCGTTGATCATTCTTGGTGAATTCATCTCATTTTTTTCAAGCCACTCAATTAGGTCCATTATTCCCTCATTGTCCATTTTTGCTACAACTTCTCTTATATACCTTGTAGCTTGTACAAATATGTTACCTTCTAAATTACCATTGGCATGGAccttattatatatcattgtgTTCCCAAAGAATCCATAGTCCAGGCCCAACAATTTTCTTGCATCTAAACATATAGACATGTCAATGAGCCCATTTTGTAATCCCTTGATGTTGCTAATTGAAGCCCAAAACAGGCCTGCTAGTGCTTCAAAAGGAGTCATTGTTATTGGGCCTGATGGACCATTAAATTGGGCCTTAGAAATGCAAGCATTAACCATTTGGTGTGAGAAGCCCAGTGATATAATAGtgtacttttcttcttttattggAATGGGTCTCTCAATTGAGGATTTATAGTGGTTGATTAATTCAAAATATGGGTGGTGATTGgaaattctttttcttgttgaaGGTAAAGGATGGAATAATGGAAGAACAGTAATTTTGTTGCCTAATGAAATATCAGACCAAGCCTTCAAGAAGTTGGTTGCACTAGTGTAATCTGCTAGAAGATGAAAACAACTTAGGCCAATTGCTAATCCTCCTTCTTCAAATTCAGTTATCTTCAAAAACAGAAACAAATGCAAAAAGAGAGTCAGATTtatgacaaaataaataaataaatggaaatgaatattaaaaaacaaatagtTTATTACAAGGTATCAGTAACATCCTAAGTGTACTAAAAAATTACACTTATTTTGATATCTCTTATATGTATAATCACTTTTTAAATAAACAATCAATTTATGGATGTttcaatattttaattagttgaaAAGTGGGTTTAAGATAACCTATTGTGTTTAGAatgtaagaaaaagaagaaactatttttaaatagtataattacaaaaataatataaaattattgtttgTAAGATACTTCGAGTTAAAATGGTGAAATcattacaatttaaaaatattaagattttGATTATAATCATAAACTTCAACATATTGTTtttgtttataagctttttttttacttaaaattattaattagtttcgATTATAGTATATTTTCaaagttttatccaaatataattattttctgcttgttttttgaaagaaacaaaaaacttTTTCATGTTTCCCAAACAAGCTTGATATTAGAAATCTTATGAATTTACCTAATATCCCATACCATATAACTGAACATAACACATCTCTGTATTTCTTGTTTCCTATATCTTAAACAAACTTTATACTCTTTCAATTTTTAGATATATAATTTGAATCATTCTAGTATGACTATAAACTTAGTTAGGtctatacaatttttttaaacaatatttttaaaaataaaaataaaaataattttatgtttgaaaaaaaaacattaaaaaaattattaaaaaaatatattttctaacaaCATAATGACATCTAAACAAATATTGTATTATAGTGACTATGATgactataatattttaaaaagtattattgaaattaaaataatatttttattgttaaacaacatttttagaaaaatattaattaaaaaaatgttatcaaaatatatataaaaatacaactttaattttaataacacttATATAATTACCTATCCACCATAACGTATTCATACTAGAATTCATCCGTATAATTTTACTAGATCAATAACACTTTTTAAGAGCcccaaaaaaaaatctaaccTGGACATAAAAAGTTGACCAATAATAAGGCTTATGATACATGTCCTCCCAATACACAAGCATGTGTTCCTTTTCACTATCTACATTCTTCAACCATTCCTCCACACTCCCTTTGGCTTTTGCCTCCACCACTCTCACCCCAGCATCATTGCATTTCACCTTCCACTTCTCTTCACTATCCCTCACTAGCCTTCCAGTTACCATTGGATAATAGTTTAGCATCTCTGACAATGTTTCTCTTAAATTCTTTGTCATTTTACCAAATTCTCCCTCCCCTAATGAACTTTGGTAATAGTACACCATCCTAATGTGGTTTTTCTCCATGCATCTATCAAGAACCGAAAAGGTCATGTATTTTCCCGGTTCAATTGGCTTTGTGCTAACCACAGTTCTTTTGCATATATAActaacaatattattattatcattattggtagccataacaataataataatttggcTATAAATTATGAGAATGATGTAGGCTATTTTGTgaggttttatatatatatagttttagGGAGAACTATTTAGAACATTATTTACAAGAAATGAAATCCAAATGTACATGTAATTCATGGGTTTTAAAGGGAAATGAAAGTTTCATGTGTACCAGAATGTAACGCATTTCAAGAACAATACACGGGGCAATGATAATTCCATGATCCTTGAAAATAATATAAGTTATATTTAGTGCTGATGTAAGGCAGTTGAATTTAttgtaattaagtttttatttaatttattgatttattgtaaACTCTCTTAATTTGAATATTGTTTGAACACTTGAGCCATTCCTTATAAGTTTCACCCACCATtggttaaaattataattagtagaaatttttaaatttcttattttaataaatatattaaaagtttatattttgtattttttatgagAAACTTTTAAGTAAGAATTTTAACATATGTCCTAAAATATGATGCCGAATGAAATAATGTTAGCCATAAAGTTATGCCTTTCAATAATTTCTGATACGAAGTTTGAAAACCGAACTACCTAAGTGCTTAATTAAATTGCCACTACTAGAATTTTACTTGCATTGTAAATCAATTGGGGACAGAATTGAAGAAGTAAGTCACTTCTAGTGTTGCTGATTTGGGCTCAAAAGGCTCTCTGTGAGGCAAAACCAAACCATGCTTATTGCCGTTTATATTCCTTTTTAAGTTCGATTTAGattctgttttgatttttttgatgaTATTCTCTAGTTTATCAgccaaagattaatgaattgTAAAATTTAAGTTTGTGGCTAATAAATGACGggattataatataaaatataaatcttcAATAAtgatttaaatagataatattCTTTAGATTTTTAGAAGGTATAAGATAGGGTGAGATGGAGATTTGTAGATATTGTACTAAAAAAGATGAAATTTGGTCTTAGATGGAGGACATGAGTGAAGGAATATATGACCACAGCGTCTATGTCGGTGTTGATTAATGGTTACCCTCTAAGCCGTTCAAGATAGAGAGAGGATTCAAATAAGgagattctctctcttcttttctgtttgttcTTGTAGTTGACGTTTTGCACAGGATGGTAGGGCTGCACGCAGATTGGATATGGCCAAAATTTCGATCTGATCCACACTAAAATCATCGGATCAGATCGGATCCAATATCCGCAGGTTTTAAGGTTGGATCCGATCCATCCGATCCGCACATTTGcggatcggatatcggatatatctgcaaaacacaaaaatatttttaaaagcttatttttcttaaaaaaatatcaatgaaattcattttttctatttttttaaatatatttacttttaaaataatattaaacatacttttcttaaataataaattaaaataatacaacatatatgttaattattagttgaaataaaacacaaaaagaatatttatttatttatttatttatttttgcggaTACGCGGATATGCGGATCGGATATGCGGATACCAACACAAAATTTGCAATCCGATCCGATTAGTGTGCGAATCCGATCTGATTCGATCCGAAAGCCTTGCGGATCGGATCTATATCCGCAATTTTCGGATCGGATTCGGATAAATACTGCGGATgtgcggatcggatccgatCCATGAATACCCCTACTGAATGGTGGGTGAGGCGGTAAGGAATGGACGTATTTCTCCACTGCTGGTAGGACGGGACTACATAGAGTTGTCGCACCTCCAATCCGCAAATAACACGATCTTATTTTGCCCTCAGAAAACAGAGACAGTTATGAATTATAAAAGACTTCTGCATTATTTTGAGTTAATGTCTGTCTTGAGTATTAACTTTCGACAAGTCAAGCTTGATTTCAGTCAACTGTGAGAAGGAATGGGTGAAGAATATGTGTGATTTGTTGGGATGTACCGAAACTACGTTACCTGTCAGGTACTTGGGGATTTCACTAGGCGCTAATCCTCGGTTGGTGAAGACCTGAAAATCGATCATAGACAAGGTGGAAGATAATAAGATGAGTTTATGGAAAGCTAAATCTCTCAACAAAGCTGGTAAGTTAGTTCTCATCAAATCTGTTTTTAATAGCTTGCCGGTTTACTACTTAAGCTTGTATAAGATGCCAAAAGTGGTTGTAAAAAGGATAATTGAGTTACAGAAAAGGTTTTTGTGGAATAAAAAAGATGGGAATAATGGTATACCACTTGTGAAACGGGAGGTGGTTCAAGCTCCGAAGAAGCTAGGTGGTTTGGGGGTGGAGGATGCATTACTCAAATGCGTCCCTTCTGTTCAAGTGATGGTGACGCTTCTCAAAGGAGGACTGCCCGTTATGGAAGAAGGTTGTATGTTCTTGTAATCATTTGAACCTAACTTTAATGTTGTCAAAATAACTTTAACTGTCAAGAGGGAATCCATAGAAAGATATTTGTCAGATTAATATTCAGGAGCAACAGGTGAGAGATATGATGATTAGTAGTTTGCCTATGGAGGTGAAAAATGGTAGACGTATTCATTTTTTGGAGGATGATTGGTTACAAAGTGCCTCTTTAAAAGATAGTTTTCGAAGACTTTTCTCTGTTTCAAACCAACAAGGATCTGTAATAGGAGACtgtgggttttgggatgggTTAGAGTGGGTATAGAACTTCGAATGGAGAAGATAACTATTCCAATGAGAGTTAGAGTTGCTTAACCAACTTCATGACTGGCTACGGATTGTAAAATTATCGGTTGTCAAATTTTCATACAACTGTATCCTCTCTAACAATCGTATGTAAATTTGACAGAAAAAGACTCTTTCAGAAGACATCACAAGTTACAGCTTCACTAGTACCATATGTAGAGGCTTGGTTCCTCCAAGAGTTAAACTTTTTGCATGGTTCGTCTTAGTAGAAAGGGTTAACACGAAAGAGAGATTGAGTAGACTTGGAATTATTCATCGTAATGATAATATCTGTGTTTTGTGTAAAAAGAATATCAAATTTGTGGATCATCTGTTTTTTTGCTGTGAGTTTACTTGACAGGTGTCCTGTGCTTGGTTGACATGTGCTGATAGAGCTTGGACCATGTCAGGGTCTGTCAAAGAGTCTTTTGAGAGTTGGATTGGAGTACCAGGTTGTAAGTCTAAGCAAAAGAAGTGACTGATAGGCTTCTTTACGGTTATTTGGAACATTTGGTTAGAACGAATAGCAGAGTAGTTCAGAGTTCAGAGACAGGTGTTAAAGACATTAAAAGTATGTCATTTTTGAGCTACAGGGATTGGTATGGTGTTGATCCATATGGTTGTTGATGGCAATATCGGAGATGACAAATTGACAAAAGATTTTAcctttttatttgtgtttagTGTTTGGTGTTTTGTTGTGCTCTTTATTCCTACTTGCTCTACCTTAGTGTGTTGAGCtacttttattcaaaaaaaaatctgacacactatatttttaacttatattAATAGAGTATTATTTACTAATCAAATTGAAGTGTTGAAaccaaaattgaaaattataaagattAAGATGAAGATCTAAGACAAtgatgtcaatttttttttttaaaaagtgaaTACCCAACttgatttttaataattctttttAAGGATAATGAGGCttttaacaaaaagaaaatatatttttttatttttaattttgtgagaTTGGTTAATACTTTATTAAGGATTTATTTCCTGAGTTAACGGAGCATATTTACATGACATATTAATCAGTTGCTTTATCCGTTAAGTGTCATTTAAGGTTGACATAAATTTTTGGGAGTCTCATTGACTTTTAAATAATTGTCAAGAGtcgtttaagattttttttttatatttttttatatatattaactaaatttattgtgtaaaaactgaaaaatattagtgatttttttttcataaaaattgaatatatatataagaataacattgttaattgttgttattaatattatttatttgttactaGTTATTCTAAAATATCAAACTTTGAATTTTTAGTGTTATATCTATCTGGTTAGTTGatataaatatctttatttttttatatattttagataaaatattgtgttaaattctttattatttactataaaataaaatatgcatttttgtaataataatgaGTTTATATCAATTATGATAGTTAATTTAAATTGAGTACacctaaaatttaataaaatcttaataatataatattttaacaatttttttaaacaacagtaaaaaaaatttaaaaattactaatattttttaacttttacataataaatttagttaatatatatcaaaaattataaaaataaaaaaattataaatgttccttgacaattattaaaaaaaaaacaagacgccaataaaataaatctatcaATCTAGCTGATACTTAATAGATAGATTAGtagtttaacaaaataaaaaatttattctgcagatttttatagttttatcaaatttttaattaaattcctataattttttttactttttaattggatttttataccgtaatttttttttttaatttagttcttATTAACGTTAAACGTCAAAAATACATTAGTGAAATATGTAATTACTTGTATTCTTATATTTCTTTggtatttctcttcttttctatattttcagaaatATTGcagttttatataataaatttgtataaaaaGAAGTAATGTCATTTATTACGATACATGAGACTACAGggttagttaaaaaaaaatataaattgtggatcagaataaagaacaattcttgaattctaaaagaaaaaaaaataactgatAAGGATCAAGATATAATCCTGTAATACTTCTCAACTTtaaaatcaaaaaagaaaaataagacgGACCAAATTATATAGCTGGAacaaataatagtaataaacaACTTAAGATTactaaaataatagtaatatatatttgGAACAAGTGATCAAAAATTGAATTAGTATTCTCATATGAAATAAGTTCAACTAATGAACTAACAATTATAGTGTAAGccaaagcaaaaaagaaaaaggaagagaaatattttttgtacaTAATTGTATAACAATTTGTTAGATGAAGCAAAAAAATTCATGCTATGTTACCTTCTATAGTGCTTCTTCATCAGTGTTGCTATAATATTCGGCATGCCTAATATCTTTCAAAAAGCTATATTCAGGTCCTACACTAAGGTAGTCTAAGTtgcacaaaatttttttgagacGCGATTACATAAATCTGAGTTGACACAAGGAAACTTTTAACACAATATGGGTCAAATGAATTATCCTGCACTAATTGAGTGAGGCTCAACATTTTGTCCATCATCATCCTGCAGCAGATAACTCAAAGCTCCATGCAGAACCCCAACTTCTCCCTTTGTTAATGTCGCAATATGCTTGTCACTGTCTAAGCCAAATCCAGCAGCTTCCATGCCAATTAGTCTAACATCTTTATCATCgacaaattaatgaaaaaatctCATGGCATTTGAACCTCCTCTAACACATGCAATCAGAAGATCTGGTTTTCCTTTCCATTTTTCCAATGCTCAACCTTATCATCCCTTTCAACACATCCCTAGTTGCATCTAAGTCACCACACTTACACTGGCCACTCAGCAATTTCATGAAGATGAAATTATCCTTGGGAACAATATACCTATCCACCATCTCCCGTATCACAAAGTGCAGGCAACAATGTAGTGAAAGTAATCGCATTTGGCTTAACACCACAAGGCTTCATCTCCTCGAAAATTTCCAGCCTCCAGTGGTTGCTGGCGGATTAGATCTTTGTTGTTCAATGATGAGGGACGAGCAGAGTAGAACACGCGTAGACGACGCAGAAGGATGACGACCAAGCGACGGACAACAACCACGCCACGGATGACGACACCAGAACACGACGGAGGAAAAATGCGGCTAGATGGGAGTTTCAAGAAGAACATACACTATGTTTGATTTTATAGAAAATAggtggaaaaaaaataaatgaaaagaaaatggatgaaaaataatatttttttttgtttggttacgaagaaaaatataaaaattatttttaccatcacaaataaaaaataaaaaagtgctatatttgtatatttttaatattattcttagttatattattattaacgaatattgatataaatttagttttaatatattattataataaaaaaattttttttatttttttttatttattttctattcatcCAAATAACACATTAGGACTAAAATTCTC
This portion of the Arachis duranensis cultivar V14167 chromosome 6, aradu.V14167.gnm2.J7QH, whole genome shotgun sequence genome encodes:
- the LOC107495251 gene encoding protein ECERIFERUM 26-like, whose translation is MELSLPRVLFLKCVTFCYICKRTVVSTKPIEPGKYMTFSVLDRCMEKNHIRMVYYYQSSLGEGEFGKMTKNLRETLSEMLNYYPMVTGRLVRDSEEKWKVKCNDAGVRVVEAKAKGSVEEWLKNVDSEKEHMLVYWEDMYHKPYYWSTFYVQITEFEEGGLAIGLSCFHLLADYTSATNFLKAWSDISLGNKITVLPLFHPLPSTRKRISNHHPYFELINHYKSSIERPIPIKEEKYTIISLGFSHQMVNACISKAQFNGPSGPITMTPFEALAGLFWASISNIKGLQNGLIDMSICLDARKLLGLDYGFFGNTMIYNKVHANGNLEGNIFVQATRYIREVVAKMDNEGIMDLIEWLEKNEMNSPRMINGPDLICVSLENVEPYLSVFEDWLKPLRVSCYIEPVLGEGQVLILPGTPEEGPLSRVVMVTLKEDEAIKLFEDDLISQFSPTIFMKC